The genomic segment GCCGAAGTGGGTCCCGCTTAGATTGCCCTGGTGGGTCCGGCTAACGCTGCCATCAAGCGCTACTGGCCAACTGACAGCCAAATGAGCAATTCACTGACATTGAGATGAGCATTCTCACGTCGGGGCGTCAGAAGCCCGATCTCGACGCCAGTGATCGTGGGTTGGCGGGGTTGTTCGCTCCGGCTTCGCTCTCCGGCAACGAGGGCTAACGTCACGTTCCGCCGCACCACTGGGGTGGCCTGCATCACCCGGTCGGTGTGGCTCGGGACGTTGACGATGTTCCACCAGGCTTGGTGTGGATGATTCTCCACTTTACGAAAAGTGGACGATAGTCCATACTGAGTGATGTGGACGATAGCCCACATCGGAGGGATCCCATGGAAACCGTGTTCACTGCCCGCGACCTTGGCGCCGCCGTGCGCCAGCGACGGGAAGCTCTGGGGCTCACTCAGCGGGCCCTTGCCGATGCCGCCGGGGTGTCCCGCGAAACCGTGCTCGCTTTCGAGGCCGGCAAAGCCGGGGTGTCCCTCGGCCGGGTCTTCACCCTGCTCAGTGCCCTGCACCTCGCCTTGCACGTAGCCGACGCGCCCGACGGCGACGACAGCACTACCCTCGACGACGTGTTCGCGGACCTGGACCGTTGATGTCTCGCAAACTCAGCGTCTACCTCGATGGCACCCGAGCCGGGAGCTTGCACCAGAGCGCCACTGGTAACACCACCTTCCGTTACACGGGCGACTACACCGGTAGCGGCACAGCCACCCCGCTGTCTCTGTCGATGCCTCTGTCGCGCCGCGAGCATCCTTCCCGCGTCGTCACTCCTTTCCTGCAGGGCCTCCTGCCTGACAGTCCCACCAAACTTGACCAGCTCTCCCGCAAGTACCGCACATCTGCCGCGAACCCGTTTGGGCTTCTCGCCCACTTTGGCCGGGACGCCGCCGGCGCCGTCCAGATACTTCCGCCCGGGGAGGACTCCTCCGATGCGGCCACCCGTCAAGGTGATGTCACCGAGCTGTCCGATGCTGAGGTGGGGGAGGTCATCGCCGACCTGATCGAGAACGCTGACACCTGGGGCGGTGTTCGCACTGACATGCACTGGTCTCTCCCTGGTGCTCAACCCAAAGTTGCTCTGTTCCGGTTCGACGATGGCCGCTGGGGAACCCCGAACGATTCGACCCCCACCACCCACATCCTGAAACCCGCCATCTGGCCGTACACAAACCATGACGTGAACGAGCACGTGACGATGGCCGCCGCCCGGCTCCTC from the Cryobacterium sp. CG_9.6 genome contains:
- a CDS encoding helix-turn-helix domain-containing protein; translated protein: METVFTARDLGAAVRQRREALGLTQRALADAAGVSRETVLAFEAGKAGVSLGRVFTLLSALHLALHVADAPDGDDSTTLDDVFADLDR